A window of the Branchiostoma lanceolatum isolate klBraLanc5 chromosome 13, klBraLanc5.hap2, whole genome shotgun sequence genome harbors these coding sequences:
- the LOC136446713 gene encoding titin-like isoform X25, which translates to MAEGGDAATVAHEAGNAVQETPKAEPEKAAAAAEPAAPAEPAEPTVRTIVLTGHGGYDKLSVQQKPQPKAGKGEVLVRVKAAGLNFSELMVRQGLHDRMTKPPVVLGMEAAGVIEELGEDVSGLEVGQNVICLAQTGMWREIVAVPATNVFIMPDEMSYEEGAAIPLSYLTAYFMLFDFGNLRPGKSLLVHIAAGGVGWAATQLAKTVDNVTVFGTASASKHDAIKENGVDHPIDYRTRDYSEEIKNISPKGVDVVLDPLGGADTSKGLQLLRPMGKIVTYGSANMVKGENRNLMKMAKTLWQSTSVSPVSLVKTNKAIAGFQLAHLTGEIELVRSAFQDILNMYKDGKIKPRIDSVWAFEQVAEAMQQMNERRNIGKVILSPEKEPTKPAEGDAAPTSPLKKKKPSLFRRLSKRASRSKDEGEKKDEVKNAKKESPIKIVNDKIGAAEDKIGDISKKVDGKVGDAEKAAEETAKKVEDKVEDKVEEGKDKAEDAKKAVVAQVEQTAAKLPENGTSAKIAVDDIFKEAEAKVDGNIQKSTKGKTADTKAHNVKKEPAIQKAKQSTKDSFPNSISEVSLPKKVGHKDLHKREIGKLFKPKSKMPKKTLEFVKGDVHKEDVIEEEPIIKKAVVKDLSPKQIVKKFQNNFAEDEISKKAVPEKIETGTSKESEDISSSDVWVRQDSEKVPKEVVKEEVPKTVVKEVVPEEVVTEEVPKEVVPEVVPKEVVEEEVVKEVVKEVVPKEVVPKEVVKEVVKEVVPKEVVKEVVPKEVVPKEVVKKVVKEVVPKEVVEEVVKEVVPKEVFPEVVPKEVVEEEVVKEVVKEVVPKEVVPKEVVEEAVDKEVVEEAVPKEVVEEEVVKEVVKEVVPKEVVPKEVVKEVVKEVVPKKVVKEVVPKELVKEVVPKEVVKEVVKEVVPEEVVKEVVPKEVVKEVVPKEVVKEVVPKEVVKEVVPKEVVPKEVVKEVVKKVMKEVVPKKVVKEVVPKEVVKEVPVVPKEIVKKEDVKKVVKKVAPKNVLKKVVPMDAVEEEVVKEEVEEEVVKEVVPKEVVKEVVPKEVVREVVPKEVVKDVVKEVVPKKVVKEVVPKKVVKEVVPKEVVVDVVPKEVVKDVVPKEVMKEVVPKEVLKEVVPKEVVKDVVKEVVPKEVVKDVVPKEVVKEVVKKVMKEVVPKKVVEEVVPKEVVKDVVPKEVVPKEVVKEVVPKEVVEEVVPKEVVKEVVKEVVPKEVVKDVVPKEVVKEVVPKEVVEEVVPKEVVKEVVKEVVPKEVVKDVVPKEVVKEVVPKDVVPKEVVKEVVPKKVVPKEVLEEEVVKKVVKEAVPKEAVPKEVVEEEVVKKALKEVVPKEVVEEEVVEKVVKEVVPKEVVPEVVPKEVVEDEVKEVVPKEVVPKEVVKEVVPKKVVKEVVKDVVPKKVVKEVVPKKVVKEVVPKKVVKEVVPKEVVKEVVPKEVVKEVVPKEVVKEVVKEVVPKEVVKEVVKKVMKEVVPKKVVKEVVPKEVVKEVPVVPKEIVKKEDVKKVVKKVAPKNVLKKVVPMDAVEEEVVKEEVEEEVVKEVVPKEVVKEVVPKEVVREVVPKEVVKDVVPKEVVKDVVPKEVMKEVVPKEVVKEVVPKEVVKDVVKEVVPKEVVKEVVKEVVPKEVVKEVVKKVMKEVVPKKVVEEVVPKEVVKDVVPKEVVPKEVVPKKVVKEVVPKEVVEEVVPKEVVKEVVKEVVPKEVVKDVVPKEVVKEVVPKDVVPKEVVKEVVPKKVVPKEVLEEEVVKKVVKEAVPKEAVPKEVVPKEVVEEEVVKKALKEVVPKEVVEEEVVEKVVKKVVPKEVVPEVVPKEVVEDEVKEVVKEVVPKEVVPKEVVPKEVVKEVVPKKVVKEVVKDVVPKKVVKDVVPKKVVKDVVPKKVVKEVVPKKVVKEVVPKKVVKEVVPKKVVKEVVPKKVVKEVVPKKVVKEVVPKKVVKEVVPKKVVEEVVPKEVVPKKVVKEVVPKEVVEEVVPREVVEEVVPREVVEEDPVVPKEIVKEEDVKKVVKKVAPKKVLKKVVPMEAVEVEVVKEEVPKEVVEEVVPKEVVKDVVPKEVVKEVVLKEVVKEVVPKEVAKEVVPKEVVKEVVPKEVVKEVLVVPREIVKEENVKKVVKKVAPKKVLKKVAMDAVEEEVVKEEVEEEVVKEVVPKEVVKEVVPKEVLKEYVKEVVPKEVVPKEVVPKEVVPKEVVEEEVVKDVVKEVVLKEVVEEEVVKEVVPKEVVEEEVVKEVVPKEVVEEEVLKDVVPKEIVPKEIVPKEVVPKKEVPKEVVKKLVPKQVMKILDPKKVVKEAVPKKVVKKVVPKQVMKILDPKKVVKDLVPKEDVKKVVLREVVEEEVVKKVVKKEVPKKVLKEVVPKEDVKEVVLKEIVKEAETVVGDVVNKALANIVDESVPEEDKIVIQKSKKEEATPKEITQNMIIEGNNKETASEILKENPLKDVQNCGELTEKEKVVTKEKHQTPTVEAVVNGENKTTPLNGINDVMYTKAFVAETKTLVKKPMSKRINDGSSGHSLPNLKQYPRIENGPHIVKIECEDSEVESDYESMENSNEVKSYIRSSEHFGGARQTGGTGKAETVEAQGGESEGKDPVLVVRLGMASPNSLAKLGTKAVEDLNGVAEDVENVEEKLEEGKEKAEDVIQQTEEKVDEAVKQEEAPTEPDTQEEKKDEAPAEEPEKIEVAVENPAETDDAKAAAADIVADEKPVENEEKADGVASQEI; encoded by the exons GTTGGCCAGAATGTCATCTGCCTGGCACAAACGGGGATGTGGCGCGAGATCGTGGCTGTGCCCGCCACCAACGTGTTCATCATGCCCGATGAGATGTCGTATGAGGAGGGCGCCGCCATCCCGCTCAGCTACCTGACCGCGTACTTCATGCTGTTCGACTTTGGGAACCTGCGGCCCGGGAAGAGCCTGCTCGTACACATCGCTGCAG GTGGGGTTGGCTGGGCCGCTACGCAGCTTGCCAAGACAGTCGACAACGTCACAGTGTTCGGCACAGCCTCCGCCTCCAAACACGACGCCATCAAGGAGAACGGCGTGGACCACCCCATCGACTACCGGACGAGAGACTACTCCGAGGAGATCAAGAACATCAGCCCCAAAG gTGTGGACGTTGTCCTGGACCCGCTGGGAGGTGCAGACACATCCAAGGGTCTGCAGCTGCTCAGACCAATGGGAAAGATCGTCACTTATG GTTCAGCCAACATGGTGAAGGGAGAGAACAGGAATCTGATGAAGATGGCCAAGACCCTGTGGCAGTCCACCTCAGTCAGCCCTGTGTCGCTGGTCAAGACCAACAAGGCCATTGCTGGCTTCCAACTTGCACACCTCACAG GTGAAATTGAGCTTGTACGCAGTGCCTTCCAAGATATCCTGAACATGTACAAGGACGGGAAGATCAAGCCACGCATTGACTCTGTCTGGGCCTTCGAGCAG GTTGCCGAGGCGATGCAGCAGATGAACGAGCGGCGGAACATCGGCAAGGTCATCCTGTCGCCCGAGAAGGAGCCGACGAAGCCGGCCGAGGGCGACGCCGCGCCAACGTCACCCCTCAAGAAGAAGAAACCATCACTCTTCCGGCGACTGTCCAAGCGAGCATCGCGGTCCAAGGACGAGGGAGAGAAGAAGGATGAAGTTAAG AATGCAAAGAAAGAGTCACCCATTAAG ATTGTAAATGACAAAATTGGTGCGGCTGAAGACAAGATTGGAGATATTTCCAAG AAGGTAGATGGGAAAGTTGGTGATGCGGAGAAAGCTGCAGAGGAAACTGCAAAG AAAGTAGAGGACAAAGTTGAAGACAAAGTTGAAGAAGGCAAAGACAAGGCGGAAGATGCCAAAAAG GCAGTGGTGGCTCAGGTCGAACAGACAGCAGCGAAACTCCCAGAGAATGGAACGTCTGCAAAGATCGCTGTAGATGACATATTTAAGGAAGCAGAGGCAAAAGTTGATGGAAATATACAG AAGTCAACAAAAGGGAAGACTGCTGACACCAAAGCTCACAACGTTAAAAAAGAACCAGCAATTCAGAAAGCAAAACAATCTACAAAGGACTCTTTTCCAAATTCCATCTCTGAAGTAAGCCTTCCAAAAAAAGTTGGCCACAAAGACCTACATAAAAGAGAAATAGGTAAACTTTTCAAGCCTAAAAGcaaaatgcctaaaaagacTCTAGAATTTGTCAAGGGTGATGTTCATAAGGAGGATGTGATCGAAGAAGAACCAATCATTAAGAAGGCCGTGGTTAAAGATTTAAGCCCCAAGCAAATTGTGAAGAAGTTTCAAAACAACTTTGCAGAGGATGAAATCTCTAAGAAGGCAGTTCCTGAGAAAATTGAGACAGGAACTTCGAAAGAGTCTGAAGACATATCCTCTTCAGATGTTTGGGTAAGACAGGATAGTGAAAaagtccccaaggaagttgtgaaagAAGAAGTCCCCAAGACAGTTGTAAAGGAAGTAGTTCCCGAGGAAGTTGTGACTGAAGaagtccccaaggaagttgttccagaagttgtccccaaggaagttgtggaggaagaagttgtgaaggaagttgtgaaggaagtagtccccaaggaagttgttcccaaggaagttgtgaaggaagttgtaaaggaagttgtccccaaggaagttgtgaaggaagtagtccccaaggaagttgtccccaaggaagttgtgaagaaagttgtgaaggaagttgtccccaaggaagttgtggaggaagttgtgaaggaagttgtccccaaggaagtttttccagaagttgtccccaaggaagttgtggaggaagaagttgttaaggaagttgtgaaggaagttgtccccaaggaagttgtccccaaggaagttgtggagGAAGCAGTTGATAAGGAAGTTGTGGAGGAAgctgtccccaaggaagttgtggaggaagaagttgttaaggaagttgtgaaggaagttgtccccaaggaagttgtccccaaggaagttgttaaggaagttgtgaaggaagttgtccccaagaaaGTTGtaaaggaagttgtccccaaggaacttgtgaaggaagttgtccccaaggaagttgttaAGGAAGTTGTGAAAGAAGTTGTCCCCGAGGAAGTTGtaaaggaagttgtccccaaggaagttgtgaaggaagttgtccccaaggaagttgtgaaggaagttgtccccaaggaagttgtgaaggaagttgtccccaaggaagttgtccccaaggaagttgtgaaggaagttgttaAGAAAGTtatgaaggaagttgtccccaagaaagttgtgaaggaagttgtccccaaggaagttgtgaaggaagtaccGGTAGTCCCCAAAGAAATTGTGAAGAAAGAAGATGTTAAGAAAGTTGTGAAAAAGGTAGCCCCTAAGAATGTTCTAAAGAAAGTAGTCCCCATGGACGCTGTGGAGGAAGAAgttgtcaaagaagaagttgaggaggaagttgtgaaggaagttgtcccaaaggaagttgtgaaagaagttgtccccaaggaagttgtgagGGAAGTTGTCCcaaaggaagttgtgaaggacgttgtgaaggaagttgtccccaagaaagttgtgaaggaagttgtccccaagaaagttgtgaaggaagttgtcccaaAAGAAGTTGTGGTGGacgttgtccccaaggaagttgtgaaggacgttgtccccaaggaagttatgaaggaagttgtccccaaggaagttttgaaggaagttgtccccaaggaagttgtgaaggacgttgtgaaggaagttgtcccaaaggaagttgtgaaggacgttgtccccaaggaagttgtgaaggaagttgttaAGAAAGTtatgaaggaagttgtccccaagaaagttgtggaggaagttgtccccaaggaagttgtgaaggacgttgtccccaaggaagttgtccccaaggaagttgtgaaggaagttgtccccaaggaagttgtggaggaagttgtccccaaggaagttgtgaaggaagttgtgaaggaagttgtcccaaaggaagttgtgaaggacgttgtccccaaggaagttgtgaaggaagttgtccccaaggaagttgtggaggaagttgtccccaaggaagttgtgaaggaagttgtgaaggaagttgtcccaaaggaagttgtgaaggacgttgtccccaaggaagttgtgaaggaagttgtcccaaaggacgttgtccccaaggaagttgtgaaggaagttgtccccaagaaagttgtccccaaggaagttctGGAGGAAGAAGTTGTTaagaaagttgtgaaggaagcTGTCCCCAAGGAAgctgtccccaaggaagttgtggagGAAGAAGTTGTTAAGAAAGCTctgaaggaagttgtcccaaAGGAAGTTGTGGAGGAAGAAGTTGTAGagaaagttgtgaaggaagttgtccccaaggaagttgttccagaagttgtccccaaggaagttgtggagGATGAAGTTAAGGAAGTTGTTCCCAAGGAAGtagtccccaaggaagttgtgaaggaagttgtcccaaagaaagttgtgaaggaagttgtgaaggacgTTGTCCCCaagaaagttgtgaaggaagttgtccccaagaaagttgtgaaggaagttgtccccaagaaagttgtgaaggaagttgtccccaaggaagttgtgaaggaagttgtccccaaggaagttgtgaaggaagttgtccccaaggaagttgtgaaggaagttgtgaaggaagttgtccccaaggaagttgtgaaggaagttgttaAGAAAGTtatgaaggaagttgtccccaagaaagttgtgaaggaagttgtccccaaggaagttgtgaaggaagtaccGGTAGTCCCCAAAGAAATTGTGAAGAAAGAAGATGTTAAGAAAGTTGTGAAAAAGGTAGCCCCTAAGAATGTTCTAAAGAAAGTAGTCCCCATGGACGCTGTGGAGGAAGAAgttgtcaaagaagaagttgaggaggaagttgtgaaggaagttgtcccaaaggaagttgtgaaagaagttgtccccaaggaagttgtgagGGAAGTTGTCCcaaaggaagttgtgaaggacgttgtccccaaggaagttgtgaaggacgttgtccccaaggaagttatgaaggaagttgtccccaaggaagttgtgaaggaagttgttccaaaggaagttgtgaaggacgttgtgaaggaagttgtccccaaggaagttgtgaaggaagttgtgaaggaagttgtccccaaggaagttgtgaaggaagttgttaAGAAAGTtatgaaggaagttgtccccaagaaagttgtggaggaagttgtccccaaggaagttgtgaaggacgttgtccccaaggaagttgtccccaaggaagttgtccccaagaaagttgtgaaggaagttgtccccaaggaagttgtggaggaagttgtccccaaggaagttgtgaaggaagttgtgaaggaagttgtcccaaaggaagttgtgaaggacgttgtccccaaggaagttgtgaaggaagttgtcccaaaggacgttgtccccaaggaagttgtgaaggaagttgtccccaagaaagttgtccccaaggaagttctGGAGGAAGAAGTTGTTAAGAAAGTTGTAAAGGAAGCTGTCCCCAAGGAAgctgtccccaaggaagttgtccccaaggaagttgtggagGAAGAAGTTGTTAAGAAAGCTctgaaggaagttgtcccaaAGGAAGTTGTGGAGGAAGAAGTTGTAGAGAAAGTTGTGAAgaaagttgtccccaaggaagttgttccagaagttgtccccaaggaagttgtggagGATGAAGttaaggaagttgtgaaggaagttgttcccaaggaagttgtccccaaggaagtagtccccaaggaagttgtgaaggaagttgtcccaaagaaagttgtgaaggaagttgtgaaggacgTTGTCCCCAAGAAAGTTGTGAAGGACGTTGTCCCCAAGAAAGTTGTGAAGGACGTTGTCCCCaagaaagttgtgaaggaagttgtccccaagaaagttgtgaaggaagttgtccccaagaaagttgtgaaggaagttgtccccaagaaagttgtgaaggaagttgtccccaagaaagttgtgaaggaagttgtccccaagaaagttgtgaaggaagttgtccccaagaaagttgtgaaggaagttgtccccaagaaagttgtggaggaagttgtccccaaggaagttgtccccaagaaagttgtgaaggaagttgtccccaaggaagttgtggagGAAGTTGTCCCCAGGGAAGTTGTGGAGGAAGTTGTCCCCAGGGAAGTTGTGGAGGAAGACCCGGTAGTCCCCAAAGAAATTGTGAAGGAAGAAGATGTTAAGAAAGTTGTGAAAAAGGTAGCCCCTAAGAAGGTTTTAAAGAAAGTAGTCCCCATGGAAGCTGTGGAGGTAGAAgttgtcaaagaagaagtccccaaggaagttgtggaggaagttgtccccaaggaagttgtgaaggacgttgtccccaaggaagttgtgaaagAAGTTGTCCTGAAGGAAGTTGTGAaagaagttgtccccaaggaagttgcgaaagaagttgtccccaaggaagttgtgaaggaagttgtccccaaggaagttgtgaaggaagtactGGTAGTCCCCAGAGAAATTGTGAAGGAAGAAAATGTTAAGAAAGTTGTGAAAAAGGTAGCCCCCAAGAAGGTTTTAAAGAAAGTCGCCATGGATGCTGTGGAGGAAGAAgttgtcaaagaagaagttgagGAGGAAGTTGTGAaagaagttgtccccaaggaagttgtgaaggaagttgtccccaaggaagttttGAAGGAAtatgtgaaggaagttgtccccaaggaagttgtccccaaggaagttgtccccaaggaagttgtccccaaggaagttgtggaggaagaagttgtgaaggatgttgtgaaggaagttgtcctcaaggaagttgtggaggaagaagttgtgaaggaagttgtccccaaggaagttgtggaggaagaagttgtgaaggaagttgtccccaaggaagttgtggagGAAGAAGTTTTGAAGGACGTTGTCCCCAAGGAAATTGTCCCCAAGGAaattgtccccaaggaagttgtccccaagaaaGAAGTGCCCAAAGAAGTTGTGAAGAAACTAGTGCCCAAGCAAGTTATGAAAATATTGGACCCCAAGAAAGTTGTGAAAGAAGCTGTCCCCAAGAAAGTTGTGAAGAAAGTAGTGCCCAAGCAAGTTATGAAAATATTGGACCCCAAGAAAGTTGTGAAGGATCTGGTCCCCAAGGAAGATGTTAAAAAAGTAGTCCTCAGGGAAGTTGTGGAGGAAGAAGTTGTGAAGAAAGTTGTGAAAAAGGAAGTCCCCAAGAAAGTTCTGAAGGAAGTAGTCCCCAAGGAAGATGTGAAGGAAGTTGTGCTCAAGGAAATTGTGAAGGAAGCAGAGACTGTGGTAGGAGATGTAGTAAACAAAGCCCTCGCAAACATAGTAGACGAGTCAGTTCCTGAAGAAGATAAGATTGTCATTCAAAAAAGCAAGAAGGAGGAGGCTACACCAAAAGAGATAACTCAGAATATGATAATTGAAGGTAATAATAAAGAAACTGCCAGTGAAATTTTGAAGGAAAATCCTCTCAAAGATGTTCAAAACTGTGGAGAATTAACTGAGAAAGAAAAAGTtgttacaaaggaaaaacaccAAACACCAACAGTTGAAGCAGTTGTAAACggagaaaataaaacaacaccTCTCAATGGTATCAATGATGTGATGTATACAAAAGCTTTTGTAGCAGAAACCAAAACACTTGTCAAGAAACCAATGTCTAAGAGGATAAATGATGGTTCTTCTGGTCACAGTCTTCCCAACTTGAAGCAGTACCCAAGAATCGAAAATGGTCCCCACATTGTAAAAATTGAATGTGAAGATTCGGAAGTTGAGTCTGATTATGAATCCATGGAAAACTCAAACGAAGTGAAGTCGTACATAAGATCGTCCGAGCACTTTGGTGGCGCACGGCAGACTGGTGGCACAGGCAAAGCAGAG ACAGTTGAAGCGCAGGGTGGGGAGTCGGAAGGAAAGGACCCAGTACTAGTGGTGCGGTTGGGAATGGCTTCCCCAAATTCCCTCGCAAAGTTGGGCACAAAAGCTGTGGAGGATCTGAATGGGGTGGCAGAGGATGTTGAG AACGTAGAGGAAAAGCTTGAGGAAGGAAAGGAAAAAGCCGAAGATGTCATACAG CAGACAGAGGAGAAGGTGGATGAAGCTGTGAAG CAGGAGGAGGCCCCAACAGAGCCTGACACTCAGG AGGAGAAGAAGGATGAGGCCCCTGCTGAAGAGCCGGAGAAGATCGAAGTGGCCGTCGAAAACCCCGCCGAGACGGACGACGCCAAGGCTGCGGCCGCGGACATCGTTGCCGACGAGAAGCCCGTTGAGAACGAGGAAAAGGCCGACGGAGTCGCAAGTCAAGAGATCTAG